From a region of the Candidatus Rhabdochlamydia porcellionis genome:
- a CDS encoding FKBP-type peptidyl-prolyl cis-trans isomerase, producing MIQKILFFTVASTCIFLCKDPIFALFNKRNLNLSNIMQCLTRKEQEKLPLLIALSLKEMIPDNTQLATFIEGLKIAEREKANNQKSLEVQAYLTYATQLMSDPKITKNLETSVQYLQKKQEEGSISLIDNKICYKILKKGNEKGIDNKISKVTINFTIKDVEDNLLAGNYAIFGPISCMLSELIPGMAYGMLGMRLHELREIYIHPEFAYGVFSDFGNGKALSIQVELAECEATDTAFYPCLLPVDLIKLHYPNETNIISLQEDYISFCGKAAWSFYKQKLPQLQLDNVLSFLQEKNAVLSTEDRKSLYKLQWLIYKSQNNF from the coding sequence ATGATTCAAAAAATTCTCTTTTTTACAGTTGCATCAACATGTATCTTCTTATGCAAAGATCCTATTTTTGCACTCTTTAATAAAAGAAACCTGAATCTAAGCAATATCATGCAGTGTTTAACCAGAAAAGAGCAGGAGAAGCTCCCTCTTTTAATAGCACTATCTCTTAAAGAAATGATTCCTGACAATACCCAGCTTGCAACCTTCATCGAAGGTCTTAAAATAGCAGAGCGAGAAAAAGCAAATAACCAGAAAAGCCTTGAAGTCCAAGCCTACCTTACATATGCAACGCAACTTATGTCGGATCCAAAGATCACAAAAAATTTAGAAACATCTGTGCAGTATCTTCAAAAAAAACAGGAAGAAGGTAGTATCTCTCTAATTGACAATAAAATTTGTTATAAAATCCTGAAAAAGGGAAATGAAAAGGGTATTGATAATAAGATTAGCAAAGTTACAATAAATTTTACGATAAAAGATGTTGAAGATAATCTCCTTGCCGGAAATTATGCAATTTTTGGACCTATTTCATGCATGTTATCTGAGCTAATTCCTGGAATGGCTTATGGGATGTTAGGAATGCGTCTTCATGAGTTAAGAGAAATTTATATTCATCCTGAATTTGCCTATGGAGTTTTTTCTGATTTTGGTAATGGGAAAGCTCTTTCCATACAAGTAGAGCTAGCTGAGTGCGAAGCAACAGACACAGCTTTTTATCCTTGCCTACTTCCAGTAGATCTTATAAAGCTTCATTACCCAAATGAGACTAATATAATTTCTCTACAAGAAGATTATATATCCTTTTGTGGAAAAGCAGCCTGGTCATTTTACAAACAAAAATTGCCTCAATTACAACTTGACAATGTATTGTCCTTTCTTCAAGAAAAAAATGCAGTCTTATCTACAGAAGACAGAAAAAGTCTTTATAAGTTGCAGTGGTTGATCTACAAGAGCCAAAACAACTTCTAA
- the recD2 gene encoding SF1B family DNA helicase RecD2, which translates to MEEIYGFIDTIVFAEEEKGFTVARLKEPKKKELTCIVGIMPSVQPGETIRCKGIWRIHPEHGQQFEVKAFESQAPSDLIGIQKYLESGMIKGIGPIYAERIVNLFGLNTLDVIDQKPDRLLEVAGIGEKRVETIKTCWHEQQAIRDVMIFLRGHNVSPSFAQKIFRMYGAQSIEKVRSNPFRLAKDIHGIGFKTADLIAQGLGIAQDAKERIYAGIEHTLWELSQEGHVCYPIQDLGPKVEAKLEVSKDLITEGISSLIQSEEVVKEEQMVWIKPLFLMEVGIAREMMRLTQHPCRIRAVQLDKALTWVQQKLLIDLAEEQLTAVACGLKAKALIITGGPGTGKSTITKAILTITERIANQIVLAAPTGRAAKRMSEITGKKASTIHSLLEMDFKIGKFKRNKENPICCDLLIIDEASMIDTQLMYNLLKAVPDDARIILIGDIDQLPSVGPGNVLKDLIASERLSVTELKKIFRQAEGSFIVTNAHRINQGQFPDISYHPRSDFQFIEKEDPQEVIDTIVNLIVNQLPRVYRFHRFDDIQVLSPMKRGLIGSENLNVVLQQKLNPSPTALHRMGRSFQVGDKVMQIRNNYEKEVYNGDVGKITEMDLTEQTLKAVFDLKTITYDFTEIDELILAYAVSIHKYQGSECPCIIIPIHTSHFKMLYRNLLYTGLTRGKKRVIFVGTKKALAIAIKNEDVLKRHTGLKQAMQKFIQTKKLSQTIPI; encoded by the coding sequence ATGGAAGAGATTTACGGCTTTATCGATACGATTGTTTTTGCAGAAGAAGAAAAAGGGTTCACTGTAGCTCGCTTAAAAGAACCTAAAAAAAAAGAATTAACTTGCATTGTAGGGATTATGCCTTCTGTCCAACCAGGAGAAACCATTCGCTGTAAAGGCATTTGGCGTATTCATCCTGAACATGGGCAGCAATTTGAAGTAAAAGCTTTTGAATCACAAGCTCCTTCAGATTTAATAGGGATTCAAAAGTACTTAGAATCAGGAATGATTAAAGGAATCGGGCCTATTTATGCAGAGCGCATAGTCAATCTCTTTGGACTAAATACACTAGATGTAATTGATCAAAAGCCTGACCGCTTATTAGAAGTAGCTGGAATTGGAGAGAAAAGAGTCGAAACAATTAAAACTTGTTGGCATGAACAACAAGCAATTAGAGATGTGATGATTTTCTTAAGAGGTCACAATGTTAGTCCTTCTTTTGCACAAAAAATTTTTAGAATGTATGGTGCTCAAAGTATTGAAAAAGTACGCTCTAATCCTTTTCGTTTAGCTAAAGATATTCATGGTATTGGTTTTAAAACAGCTGATTTAATCGCACAAGGATTAGGAATTGCACAAGATGCTAAAGAGCGAATTTATGCAGGGATTGAGCATACTCTGTGGGAACTAAGCCAAGAAGGACATGTATGCTACCCTATCCAAGACTTAGGTCCTAAAGTAGAAGCAAAACTAGAAGTGTCTAAAGATCTCATTACAGAAGGTATTTCTTCACTAATCCAATCAGAAGAAGTTGTTAAAGAAGAACAGATGGTATGGATAAAACCTCTTTTTTTAATGGAAGTGGGGATTGCTCGAGAAATGATGCGTTTAACACAGCACCCTTGTCGAATACGTGCAGTACAATTAGACAAGGCCTTAACCTGGGTCCAACAAAAACTCTTAATCGATTTAGCAGAAGAACAGCTAACAGCTGTAGCATGTGGTCTTAAGGCTAAAGCTCTTATTATAACAGGTGGCCCAGGGACAGGAAAAAGTACAATTACCAAAGCCATATTAACAATTACTGAGAGGATTGCAAATCAGATTGTTTTAGCAGCTCCAACAGGGAGAGCCGCTAAGAGAATGAGTGAAATTACTGGAAAAAAAGCATCCACTATTCATAGCCTTTTGGAAATGGATTTTAAAATAGGAAAGTTCAAACGCAACAAAGAAAATCCTATTTGCTGTGATTTACTGATTATTGATGAAGCAAGTATGATAGATACTCAACTCATGTACAACTTACTCAAAGCCGTCCCCGATGATGCAAGAATTATTCTTATTGGAGATATCGATCAATTACCCAGTGTTGGTCCAGGAAACGTGCTTAAAGACCTGATTGCTTCAGAGAGGCTTTCTGTAACAGAATTAAAAAAGATCTTTCGCCAAGCAGAAGGCTCTTTCATTGTCACCAATGCGCATAGGATCAACCAAGGACAATTTCCTGATATTTCCTATCATCCACGTAGCGATTTTCAATTTATAGAAAAAGAAGACCCACAAGAGGTCATTGATACTATTGTAAATCTGATTGTAAATCAACTGCCTAGAGTATATCGCTTTCATCGTTTTGATGACATTCAAGTATTATCCCCTATGAAAAGAGGACTTATTGGTAGTGAAAATTTAAACGTTGTTCTACAACAGAAACTCAATCCTTCTCCTACAGCTCTACATCGCATGGGACGCTCTTTTCAAGTAGGAGATAAAGTCATGCAAATCCGTAATAATTACGAAAAAGAGGTTTATAATGGAGATGTAGGAAAAATTACAGAAATGGATCTTACCGAGCAAACGCTTAAAGCAGTCTTTGATTTAAAAACCATCACTTACGATTTTACAGAAATTGATGAGCTAATCTTAGCTTATGCAGTATCTATCCATAAATATCAAGGTAGTGAGTGCCCTTGTATAATCATCCCCATACATACATCTCATTTTAAGATGCTTTATCGCAATTTGTTATATACAGGCCTTACTCGTGGTAAAAAACGGGTGATTTTCGTAGGTACAAAAAAAGCATTAGCTATCGCTATAAAAAACGAAGATGTTTTAAAGCGTCATACAGGTTTAAAACAAGCCATGCAAAAGTTTATACAAACTAAAAAACTATCCCAGACGATACCTATTTAA
- the metG gene encoding methionine--tRNA ligase produces the protein MSQKILITSALPYANGPLHFGHIAGAYLPADCYARFMRLCGHDVLYVCGSDEYGIAITLSAELAKHSPQEHVDLFHAINQRLFSQLNFSFDHYSRTTWPKHKETTQQFFLDLLHNGYIEEKITNQLYSEKEGKFLADRYVMGTCPKCQFSQARGDECQRCGANYEATDLIQPISKISGLPLVLKSTTHWFLRFDFFKQKLSDWLISKDWKPNVLHFASSYVEDLKGRSITRDMDWGIPVPLPNAQGKVFYVWFDAPIGYISATKEWAENRGKPEEWKKYWFDPTTKLVQFVGKDNIPFHALFFPAMIMGQNQPYKLVDELPANEFYNLEGKQFSKSDNWYIELELFFKSFSADQIRYTIAANAPETQDSEFTWKDFQMRCNVELLGKYGNLINRVLVFTKELLSAKVPPRLELMDEDQLFLDKIKNIVKQTETAYASFHLRKASQLIMELAQAGNVYFDLKKPWILARSPATFSQMQTTISCCLECLKALALISCPIIPQSAQKVFLMLGFEGSLEKANWYQVLESTIAVDTALPEPKILFNKIEDETIVEQQKKLYSHALEKPLKNIEVSIDDVRKLDLRVAQITAVERVPKSKKLLKLSLDLGIEKRQIVSGIGEKISDLLSLIGKKIVIIANLKPTKIMGIESQGMLLSADTEQGPEPLEVSLAAIGAKIS, from the coding sequence ATGTCTCAAAAAATTTTGATTACCTCTGCACTGCCCTATGCAAATGGGCCTTTGCATTTTGGTCATATTGCAGGAGCTTATCTTCCTGCTGATTGCTATGCCAGATTTATGCGTCTTTGTGGTCATGATGTTCTATATGTTTGCGGATCAGATGAATATGGAATCGCAATTACCTTAAGCGCAGAATTAGCTAAACATAGTCCTCAAGAACATGTAGATTTGTTTCATGCGATCAATCAGCGTTTATTTTCTCAATTGAATTTTTCCTTTGATCATTATTCTCGTACAACTTGGCCAAAGCACAAAGAAACCACTCAGCAATTTTTCTTAGATTTATTACATAATGGTTATATTGAAGAAAAAATAACGAATCAGCTTTATTCAGAAAAAGAAGGCAAATTCCTAGCAGATCGCTATGTAATGGGAACTTGTCCTAAATGTCAGTTTTCTCAAGCAAGGGGAGATGAATGTCAAAGATGTGGGGCAAATTATGAAGCAACAGATCTTATACAGCCGATTTCCAAGATTTCAGGTTTGCCTCTTGTCCTAAAGTCTACTACCCATTGGTTTTTGCGTTTTGATTTTTTTAAACAAAAACTATCCGATTGGCTTATTTCCAAGGATTGGAAACCTAATGTTTTGCATTTTGCAAGTTCTTATGTAGAAGATTTAAAAGGGCGCTCCATTACTCGTGATATGGATTGGGGAATACCTGTCCCTTTACCTAATGCTCAAGGGAAGGTATTCTATGTTTGGTTTGATGCCCCCATTGGCTATATTTCAGCTACTAAAGAATGGGCAGAGAATCGAGGAAAACCTGAAGAATGGAAAAAATATTGGTTTGACCCTACAACAAAACTTGTACAGTTCGTAGGAAAAGATAACATCCCTTTTCATGCTTTATTTTTTCCTGCAATGATTATGGGACAGAATCAACCTTATAAACTTGTTGATGAATTGCCCGCCAATGAGTTTTATAATTTAGAAGGAAAACAATTTAGTAAGTCAGATAATTGGTATATTGAGCTTGAGCTCTTCTTTAAGTCTTTTTCAGCGGATCAGATTCGCTATACAATTGCTGCAAATGCGCCAGAAACCCAAGATAGCGAATTTACCTGGAAAGATTTTCAAATGCGCTGCAATGTAGAGCTTTTAGGTAAGTATGGAAATCTAATAAATAGAGTGCTTGTATTTACTAAAGAACTGCTCTCTGCTAAAGTGCCTCCTAGATTAGAGCTCATGGATGAAGATCAATTATTTTTGGATAAGATCAAAAATATAGTCAAACAAACAGAAACAGCTTATGCTTCTTTTCATTTAAGAAAAGCCTCACAACTTATTATGGAGCTAGCGCAAGCGGGTAATGTATACTTTGATTTGAAAAAACCTTGGATTTTAGCTCGAAGCCCAGCTACTTTTTCGCAAATGCAGACAACTATTTCCTGTTGTCTTGAGTGTCTTAAGGCCTTAGCGCTTATTTCTTGCCCCATTATTCCTCAAAGCGCGCAAAAGGTTTTTTTAATGCTTGGATTTGAAGGTTCCTTAGAAAAAGCTAACTGGTATCAGGTTTTAGAATCAACCATTGCTGTAGATACAGCTCTGCCCGAGCCTAAGATTTTATTTAATAAAATAGAGGACGAAACTATTGTGGAACAACAGAAGAAACTCTATTCTCATGCTCTAGAAAAACCTTTGAAGAATATAGAGGTGTCTATTGATGATGTGCGTAAACTAGATCTACGAGTAGCGCAGATTACAGCCGTAGAAAGAGTTCCTAAATCTAAAAAACTATTAAAGCTTTCCTTAGATTTAGGAATTGAAAAAAGACAAATTGTTTCTGGAATTGGTGAAAAAATATCTGATTTACTTTCTTTAATTGGTAAAAAAATAGTGATAATTGCCAATCTAAAACCCACTAAAATCATGGGGATTGAAAGCCAAGGGATGTTACTTTCTGCAGATACAGAACAAGGACCTGAGCCTTTAGAAGTATCTTTAGCTGCTATCGGTGCAAAGATTAGCTAA
- the gmk gene encoding guanylate kinase, whose product MLSNFLTGFVFVLSAPAGTGKTTLIRMLSNEFDSIVESVSYTTRPPRSNEVDGKDYFFISEKEFESKIKEGDFLEYAKVFGYNYGTSCEYVHSQQKRGKHVFLVIDTQGAIQLKEKKFTAIYIFLSPPSLEVLESRLLNRKTENKKTLARRLSWAEQELKKISYYDYHIVNDSLEHAYAVLRSIVIAEEHRVRQLST is encoded by the coding sequence ATGTTATCAAATTTTTTAACAGGGTTTGTATTTGTTTTAAGTGCTCCAGCAGGAACAGGGAAAACTACTCTTATACGGATGCTATCTAATGAGTTTGACTCTATTGTAGAGAGTGTTTCTTATACAACACGTCCTCCTCGCTCTAATGAGGTAGATGGAAAGGATTATTTTTTTATTTCTGAAAAAGAATTTGAATCTAAAATAAAAGAAGGGGATTTCCTTGAATATGCAAAAGTCTTCGGGTATAATTATGGCACTTCCTGTGAATATGTACATTCTCAGCAGAAAAGAGGCAAGCACGTCTTCTTAGTGATTGATACACAAGGGGCAATACAGCTAAAAGAAAAAAAATTTACTGCAATTTATATCTTCTTAAGCCCTCCTTCGCTTGAAGTGCTTGAATCTAGACTTTTAAACCGTAAGACAGAAAATAAAAAAACTCTAGCTCGGAGGCTATCCTGGGCAGAGCAAGAATTAAAAAAAATTAGTTATTATGACTATCATATTGTAAATGATTCCTTGGAGCATGCTTATGCTGTTTTACGCAGTATTGTCATTGCTGAAGAACATCGTGTACGCCAACTTTCAACTTAA
- a CDS encoding YicC/YloC family endoribonuclease yields the protein MTAYSRCSKTTSDGSYILELHSVNRKIMDFAIYLPKDLLRFDVDLRKWLAQDLERGQITVRLLVQHENINSDSNYILQLRKSKENWENISYELGYNPDKAIDFSFVLSHFSPPIYFNQAEEEKIKAFLFELAQEGLKQLVKMKREEGKAIEADLQNRLKNIEETLQKIHQKKEIPIERYRKRILEVLKAYQANSSDLVEKASREVAIFAEKMDVAEELMRLETHVIHFRNYLISSEKAVGKTLEFLIQEMQREINTLGSKANDSEIIPLVIYVKSELEKMKEQIQNVE from the coding sequence ATGACGGCCTATAGCCGATGCAGTAAAACCACCTCCGATGGGAGCTATATCTTAGAACTTCATTCGGTCAATCGCAAAATAATGGATTTTGCCATATACTTGCCTAAGGATCTTTTGCGATTTGATGTAGATTTACGTAAATGGTTAGCTCAAGACCTGGAGCGAGGGCAAATTACTGTACGTCTTTTAGTGCAACACGAGAATATCAATTCGGATAGTAATTATATTTTGCAATTAAGAAAATCTAAGGAAAATTGGGAAAATATTTCTTATGAATTGGGATATAATCCGGATAAAGCCATTGATTTTTCTTTTGTGCTTTCTCACTTTTCTCCGCCTATTTACTTTAACCAAGCAGAAGAAGAAAAAATTAAAGCATTTTTATTTGAATTAGCTCAAGAAGGTTTGAAGCAACTAGTAAAAATGAAACGGGAAGAAGGCAAAGCTATTGAAGCTGACTTGCAAAATCGATTGAAAAATATAGAAGAGACTTTGCAAAAAATTCACCAAAAAAAAGAGATCCCGATAGAGAGATACCGTAAAAGAATTTTGGAAGTTTTGAAAGCTTATCAGGCAAATTCTTCTGATTTAGTAGAAAAAGCGAGTAGAGAAGTGGCTATTTTTGCTGAAAAAATGGATGTTGCAGAAGAGCTTATGCGTTTAGAGACCCATGTCATTCATTTTCGTAATTATTTAATCTCTTCGGAAAAAGCAGTTGGTAAAACACTAGAGTTTTTAATCCAGGAAATGCAAAGAGAGATTAATACTTTAGGTAGTAAAGCAAACGATAGCGAAATCATACCTCTAGTAATTTATGTAAAAAGCGAGTTAGAAAAAATGAAAGAACAAATTCAAAACGTTGAATAG
- a CDS encoding ribonuclease HII, which produces MFPQSEYSRLERMTEYERALYKQGYTRVAGIDEAGRGPLAGPVVAAACVLPKNILICGVDDSKKLTAAERSAIFAELIKLDGIDYAIGIVSSEIIDDINILQATFEAMRIAFFGLKDSADYLLVDGNQFIPKVAIPGKAIIKGDANSQSIAAASILAKKTRDDLMQEYDKQWPEYGFSQHKGYPTKKHLKALELFGPCPIHRLSFAPLKTQT; this is translated from the coding sequence ATGTTTCCTCAAAGCGAATATAGTCGACTTGAGAGAATGACGGAATATGAACGTGCTTTATATAAACAAGGGTACACTCGGGTAGCAGGGATTGATGAAGCAGGAAGAGGCCCTCTGGCAGGGCCTGTTGTAGCTGCTGCTTGTGTTTTACCTAAAAATATTCTTATCTGCGGAGTTGATGATAGCAAAAAACTAACGGCTGCTGAAAGATCTGCTATTTTTGCAGAGCTCATCAAACTCGATGGAATTGATTATGCAATTGGAATCGTTTCATCAGAGATCATTGATGATATAAATATTCTTCAGGCGACGTTTGAAGCTATGAGAATTGCATTTTTTGGTTTAAAGGATTCAGCTGATTATCTTTTAGTTGATGGCAATCAGTTTATTCCTAAGGTGGCAATACCAGGTAAAGCTATTATTAAAGGAGATGCTAATTCACAATCCATTGCAGCAGCGTCTATTTTAGCAAAAAAAACGCGAGATGACCTGATGCAAGAGTATGATAAACAATGGCCTGAATACGGATTCTCACAACATAAAGGGTATCCAACAAAAAAACATTTAAAAGCTCTTGAACTTTTTGGACCCTGTCCTATTCATCGTCTGAGTTTTGCTCCGCTAAAAACCCAAACATAG
- the rplS gene encoding 50S ribosomal protein L19 — MIQDMLIQSIDEDQLKTDLPVFCVGDTVRVHQRIIEGEKERVQVFEGIVISRKGAGISETFTLYRYSSSGIQRVFLLHSPRINKIEVVKKGSVRRAKLYNFRGRSGKAIKVKERIYKAPAKS; from the coding sequence ATGATTCAAGATATGTTAATACAATCAATTGATGAAGATCAGCTAAAAACCGATCTTCCTGTGTTTTGCGTAGGTGATACGGTTCGTGTGCATCAACGCATTATAGAAGGAGAAAAAGAAAGAGTTCAGGTTTTTGAAGGAATTGTTATATCTCGTAAGGGAGCAGGTATTTCAGAAACATTTACTCTTTATCGATATTCTTCAAGTGGAATACAAAGGGTGTTTCTCTTGCATAGTCCACGGATCAATAAAATTGAAGTGGTGAAAAAAGGTAGTGTGCGTAGAGCCAAGTTATATAACTTCCGCGGTAGATCGGGTAAGGCAATAAAAGTAAAAGAACGGATATATAAAGCTCCAGCTAAAAGCTAA
- the trmD gene encoding tRNA (guanosine(37)-N1)-methyltransferase TrmD, with product MQIDILSLFPEYFESPFNVSILKKAQERGLIRIDLINIRDFGEGRWKKVDDRPYGGGPGMVLMPGPVTRAVRSVKKENTHVVYLSPQGKPLDVKTCQRLAVYPHLVCVCGHYEGVDQRVIEAQVNEEISIGNYVLTNGCLASIVLVDAVVRFIPGVLGNEDSLLDESFQEDGVCEGPCYTRPEVFEGKCVPKVLLSGNHAEAQRWKKEARKKQDAMPWAVKQ from the coding sequence ATGCAGATTGATATTCTTTCTCTTTTCCCTGAGTATTTTGAAAGTCCTTTTAACGTAAGTATTTTGAAAAAAGCCCAGGAAAGAGGACTTATACGTATCGATCTCATAAATATTCGCGATTTTGGTGAAGGTAGGTGGAAAAAAGTAGATGATCGTCCTTATGGTGGTGGCCCTGGAATGGTTTTAATGCCAGGTCCTGTAACTAGAGCGGTTCGTAGTGTAAAAAAAGAAAATACTCATGTGGTTTACCTTTCTCCTCAAGGAAAACCATTAGATGTAAAAACCTGTCAGAGACTAGCTGTATATCCTCATTTGGTATGTGTCTGCGGACATTATGAAGGGGTTGATCAGAGAGTAATTGAAGCACAAGTAAATGAGGAGATTAGTATTGGAAATTATGTTCTTACCAATGGTTGCCTAGCATCTATTGTTCTTGTAGATGCAGTTGTGCGGTTTATTCCTGGTGTTTTAGGAAATGAAGATTCTTTGTTGGATGAATCATTCCAAGAAGATGGAGTCTGTGAAGGGCCGTGTTATACAAGACCTGAGGTATTTGAAGGAAAATGTGTGCCTAAAGTTCTTTTGAGCGGTAATCATGCTGAAGCTCAAAGATGGAAGAAAGAGGCAAGAAAGAAACAAGATGCTATGCCTTGGGCGGTTAAGCAATAA
- the rpsP gene encoding 30S ribosomal protein S16: protein MALKIRFRQQGSANRRTYRLVLADGRERRDGKYIEKFGWYDPKATNDCLLNETRIKYWIDQGAQLTPNAEALVARALPELMKEIRLKKQVRFAKQAKKRRARKKQPVPAA from the coding sequence ATGGCATTAAAAATTCGTTTTAGACAACAAGGATCTGCAAATAGGCGAACTTATCGTCTAGTATTAGCAGATGGACGAGAAAGACGCGATGGTAAATATATCGAGAAGTTTGGTTGGTATGATCCTAAAGCAACAAATGATTGTCTATTGAATGAGACAAGAATTAAGTATTGGATTGATCAAGGAGCGCAGCTTACCCCTAATGCCGAAGCTTTAGTTGCGCGGGCTCTTCCTGAGTTAATGAAAGAAATTCGTTTAAAAAAACAAGTCCGTTTTGCCAAACAAGCCAAGAAAAGAAGAGCTAGAAAAAAACAACCTGTGCCGGCTGCTTAA